A genome region from Buchnera aphidicola (Cinara splendens) includes the following:
- the thrB gene encoding homoserine kinase yields MIKIYAPASIGNVGVGFDILGAAITPIDGTLLGDCISIQSSDTFKLKCHGSFSDNLPTDIKKNITWKAWRWFNKYTNKKIPISIKLEKNMPVGSGLGSSASSIVASVLAFNQFYKTQLTKIELIKLMGSLEGDISGGVHYDNVAPCYLGGLQLITDDKNYITQKLPIFKNWLWIIAWPGITLSTSVARNILPLHYKKDICIQNSRNLSTFIHALHTKQSELAIRFMKDTLAEPYRIPLIPKFLHIKRSIMKLGALTCNISGSGPTLFSICLNISIATKVKKWLEKNFITNNKGFVYICKIDQLGARKMRLK; encoded by the coding sequence ATGATAAAAATTTATGCTCCTGCTTCCATTGGTAATGTTGGTGTTGGTTTTGATATTTTAGGAGCAGCTATTACACCCATAGATGGAACTTTGTTAGGGGATTGTATATCAATACAATCATCAGATACATTTAAATTAAAATGTCACGGATCTTTTTCCGATAATTTACCTACGGATATAAAAAAAAATATTACTTGGAAAGCATGGCGTTGGTTTAATAAATATACCAATAAAAAAATACCAATATCAATTAAATTAGAAAAAAACATGCCTGTAGGATCTGGACTAGGTTCTAGCGCTTCGTCTATAGTGGCTAGTGTTCTTGCGTTTAACCAATTTTATAAAACACAACTCACAAAAATAGAACTAATAAAATTAATGGGTTCTTTAGAAGGAGATATTTCTGGAGGTGTTCACTATGACAACGTTGCTCCATGTTATTTAGGAGGATTACAATTAATTACAGACGATAAAAATTATATTACACAAAAACTTCCTATTTTTAAGAATTGGTTATGGATAATTGCATGGCCTGGTATAACATTATCTACTTCAGTCGCTAGAAATATTCTTCCGTTACATTATAAAAAAGATATATGTATACAAAATAGTCGAAATTTATCAACGTTTATACATGCATTACACACAAAACAATCTGAACTAGCTATTCGTTTTATGAAAGATACTTTAGCAGAACCCTATAGAATTCCATTAATACCAAAATTTTTACATATAAAAAGATCCATAATGAAATTAGGAGCATTAACTTGCAACATTTCAGGTTCTGGACCTACATTATTTTCAATATGTTTAAATATTTCTATTGCAACTAAAGTAAAAAAATGGTTAGAAAAAAACTTTATCACGAATAATAAAGGATTCGTTTATATTTGTAAAATTGATCAATTAGGTGCAAGAAAAATGAGATTGAAATAA
- the thrA gene encoding bifunctional aspartate kinase/homoserine dehydrogenase I, with amino-acid sequence MKTLKFGGTSLANAKKFIQVSSIIVNQTKNNQISVVLSAPATITNHLEKIILQCVRNNNIPIKEIVTLKKFFLNLTKKIYIINKKYPKSHIQKKIEMQCQKLQALLHSIKLLKKCPDKIYAQIISMGEILSVKIMKELLVSYGYEVLIINPIKLILATSNYLGAIVNIHESKKNFKNLNINKKKIILMPGFIAGNKFQELVILGRNGSDYSATILSICTNSHTCEIWTDVNGIYTSDPNIISTAKLISEITYQEALELSYFGAKIIHPASVKPLQTYNIPCIIKNTNKPNYPGTLLTTKNNKTIDIIKGITYLKKIVLIKIINIKTLYQEKFLKKILEYLSKKNIAIYLLNQSLSNNTVSFYIQDHPLLNIKLKLKEMLDTKIQNKLLKKILYIKKLSIISIIGYNVKKYNIDILKKICLVVNSFKNKILEISHNTSNISLSIVLYDKHIINITKKIHDLILYKTIPLNIFLIGIGGVGLKLLDIILMQEKKLKKIFIQLNVNVIANSTTYIKNKTKISLNKWKKKFKKSKKLFSLEKILNLAKKNGYLYPILIDCTASQDIAEKYNTIMKKGFHIITANKKSNSSLFSDYKSIRKIAHTYDKKFFYETHVGAGLPILNNLKNLVQSGDQLIKFQGILSGSMSYIFGKLDDNSTLSDAIKKAQKLGFTEPNPQDDLSGIDVARKLLIIAREFGYQLELSDITIEKILPDSFNKIKNKKEFFSEIKKLNNIFIQKVNKAKSKKKVLRFIGTIKKNGSCNIKIKSVDNKNPLYYVKNGENIFVFHTKYYKPIPLILRGYGAGNKVTASGIFSDLLRVIL; translated from the coding sequence ATGAAAACGTTAAAATTTGGGGGTACATCTCTTGCAAATGCAAAAAAATTCATACAAGTATCTTCAATTATTGTTAATCAAACAAAAAACAATCAAATATCAGTTGTATTATCCGCACCAGCTACTATAACTAATCATCTAGAAAAAATCATTCTACAATGTGTTCGCAACAATAATATTCCTATTAAAGAAATAGTTACTTTAAAAAAATTTTTTTTAAACTTAACAAAAAAAATATATATAATTAATAAAAAATATCCTAAAAGTCACATTCAAAAAAAAATAGAAATGCAATGCCAAAAACTACAAGCATTATTACACTCAATAAAACTACTTAAAAAATGTCCAGATAAAATTTATGCTCAAATAATAAGTATGGGCGAAATATTGTCCGTAAAAATAATGAAAGAATTACTAGTTTCATATGGATATGAAGTTTTAATAATTAATCCTATAAAACTAATATTAGCTACATCTAATTATCTTGGTGCTATTGTTAACATACATGAATCTAAAAAAAATTTCAAAAATTTAAATATAAATAAAAAAAAAATTATTCTTATGCCAGGTTTTATTGCTGGTAATAAATTCCAAGAATTAGTAATTCTAGGAAGAAACGGATCTGATTATTCCGCTACTATATTATCTATATGTACTAATTCTCATACTTGTGAAATTTGGACAGATGTAAACGGAATATATACGAGCGATCCTAATATTATATCTACAGCTAAATTGATATCAGAAATAACATATCAAGAAGCATTAGAATTATCTTATTTTGGCGCTAAAATTATTCATCCGGCTTCAGTAAAACCATTACAGACTTATAATATTCCATGCATTATTAAAAATACCAATAAACCTAATTATCCCGGTACTTTATTAACAACAAAAAATAATAAAACTATTGATATAATTAAAGGAATTACATATTTAAAAAAAATAGTTTTAATTAAAATAATAAACATAAAAACATTATATCAAGAAAAATTTTTAAAAAAAATACTCGAATATCTATCTAAGAAAAATATTGCTATATATTTATTAAACCAATCATTATCAAATAATACAGTTAGTTTTTATATACAAGATCATCCATTATTAAATATAAAGCTAAAGTTAAAAGAAATGCTTGATACAAAAATACAAAATAAATTGCTAAAAAAAATATTATACATCAAAAAACTTAGTATCATTTCTATTATTGGCTATAATGTAAAAAAATATAATATTGATATTTTAAAAAAAATATGTTTAGTAGTTAATAGTTTTAAAAATAAAATACTAGAAATATCACATAATACTTCTAATATATCATTATCTATTGTTTTATATGACAAACATATCATTAATATCACAAAAAAAATTCATGATTTAATTCTTTATAAAACTATTCCTCTAAATATTTTTTTAATTGGTATAGGCGGAGTTGGACTAAAATTATTAGATATTATTTTAATGCAAGAAAAAAAATTAAAAAAAATTTTTATTCAATTAAATGTTAATGTAATTGCAAATTCTACTACCTATATAAAAAATAAAACAAAAATTAGTTTAAATAAATGGAAGAAAAAATTTAAAAAATCTAAAAAATTATTTTCCTTGGAAAAAATTTTAAATTTAGCAAAAAAAAATGGATATTTATATCCAATTTTAATAGATTGTACTGCTAGTCAAGATATTGCAGAAAAATATAATACAATCATGAAAAAAGGATTTCACATAATTACAGCTAATAAAAAATCTAATTCATCACTCTTTTCTGATTACAAATCAATTCGTAAAATAGCTCATACATATGACAAAAAATTTTTTTATGAAACACACGTAGGCGCTGGATTACCTATACTCAATAATTTAAAAAACTTAGTACAATCTGGAGATCAATTAATTAAATTTCAAGGTATTTTATCAGGTTCTATGTCATATATATTTGGAAAATTAGATGATAATAGCACCTTATCAGATGCTATTAAAAAAGCACAAAAATTAGGATTCACAGAACCAAATCCCCAAGACGATCTTTCCGGAATAGATGTAGCTAGAAAATTATTAATTATAGCAAGAGAATTTGGATATCAGTTAGAATTATCTGATATTACTATAGAAAAAATATTACCTGATTCTTTTAACAAAATAAAAAACAAAAAAGAATTTTTTTCAGAAATAAAAAAATTAAATAATATATTTATTCAAAAAGTTAATAAAGCAAAAAGCAAAAAAAAAGTATTACGTTTTATAGGTACAATAAAAAAAAACGGATCATGTAATATAAAAATTAAATCTGTAGATAATAAAAATCCATTGTATTATGTTAAAAATGGAGAAAATATATTTGTTTTTCATACAAAATATTATAAACCCATTCCTTTAATACTACGCGGTTACGGAGCTGGAAATAAAGTAACGGCATCAGGTATTTTTTCTGATTTATTACGTGTTATATTATAA
- the pcnB gene encoding polynucleotide adenylyltransferase PcnB — translation MKLIIKKNNNISQRKISKNSIKVLYRLSKSGYEAYLVGGGVRDLLLGKKPKDFDIATNAKPNEIRKLFKNCRLIGRRFIIAHLIFKSEIIEVSTFRTKNNHTDKKSPYPNMKKSNNGMLLVDNTFGKIEEDVYRRDLTINALYYNIQDFSIRDYVGGIKDIKMKIIRLIGDAETRYREDPVRMLRVIRFSVQLHMHIDKKTEAPIVKLSALLKNIPRARLFNESIKLFCLGYGYLTYMRLKKYSLIYPLLPFLLNKFSKKNTNFLQNIIIACLKKVDSYSSHHSMRCPSFLFASLLWYPLKEKIQILLIKKKIKYLKAYSISVHYILKKYSLLLGIPKNILINIEKIWNLQTEIEKKKNHETKETKKNNIFFQALELISLRSRIENKIELKKILFLWNKKNVFFKKKY, via the coding sequence ATGAAGCTAATTATAAAAAAGAATAATAATATATCTCAAAGAAAAATTAGTAAAAATTCTATAAAAGTATTGTATAGATTAAGTAAATCAGGATACGAAGCATATTTAGTAGGCGGTGGAGTCCGAGATTTATTATTAGGTAAAAAGCCTAAAGATTTTGATATTGCTACCAACGCAAAACCCAATGAAATTAGAAAACTATTTAAAAATTGTCGATTAATAGGACGTCGTTTTATTATTGCGCATTTAATATTTAAAAGTGAAATTATTGAAGTATCAACATTTAGAACAAAAAATAACCATACTGATAAAAAAAGTCCGTATCCTAACATGAAAAAATCTAATAATGGAATGTTATTAGTCGACAATACTTTTGGAAAAATTGAAGAAGATGTATATAGAAGAGATTTAACTATTAATGCATTGTATTATAACATTCAAGATTTTAGTATTCGAGATTATGTTGGTGGAATTAAAGATATAAAAATGAAAATAATCAGACTTATAGGTGATGCTGAAACTCGTTATAGAGAAGATCCGGTAAGAATGTTGAGAGTAATTCGTTTTTCTGTACAATTACACATGCATATAGATAAAAAAACTGAAGCACCTATTGTTAAATTATCAGCACTATTAAAAAACATTCCTCGAGCTCGTTTATTTAATGAATCTATCAAATTATTTTGTTTAGGTTATGGTTATTTAACCTACATGCGATTAAAAAAATATTCTTTAATTTATCCATTATTACCTTTTTTATTAAACAAATTTAGTAAAAAAAACACAAATTTTTTACAAAATATCATTATTGCATGTTTAAAAAAAGTAGATTCTTATTCTTCACATCATTCTATGCGCTGTCCTTCTTTTTTATTTGCATCACTACTATGGTATCCATTAAAAGAAAAAATACAAATACTATTAATTAAAAAAAAAATAAAATATTTAAAAGCATATTCTATTTCTGTCCATTATATTTTAAAAAAATATTCATTGTTATTAGGAATTCCAAAAAACATTCTGATAAATATTGAAAAAATATGGAATTTGCAAACAGAAATAGAAAAAAAAAAAAACCATGAAACAAAAGAAACCAAAAAAAACAATATTTTTTTTCAAGCTCTAGAACTTATTTCACTCCGTTCCAGAATAGAAAACAAAATAGAATTAAAAAAAATTTTATTTCTATGGAATAAAAAAAACGTTTTTTTTAAAAAAAAATATTAA
- the truA gene encoding tRNA pseudouridine(38-40) synthase TruA produces MKFALGVEYDGSMYFGWQKQRSVLTIQGCIEQALSKIANYKIDVVCAGRTDKGVHAMMQIVHFSTPVIRSASVWLKGVNALLPHDITVLWLQEIQSDFHSRFSALSRSYRYIILNRNMRSSFLTKYYFCVKNFLDIKNMQISSRCLLGLHDFTAFKSSGCQSFSPYKNIIALVIYRVHDFVIIDITANSFLYHMVRNIVGSLIEVGLSKRNIHWIKRILTNKNINKIYSTVSSSGLYFLSATYSDHYLISNNLYMCKYEGLFQHLLNKCY; encoded by the coding sequence ATGAAGTTTGCATTGGGGGTGGAATATGACGGGAGTATGTATTTTGGTTGGCAAAAACAAAGATCAGTATTGACTATACAAGGATGTATAGAACAAGCTTTATCTAAAATAGCTAATTATAAAATAGATGTAGTTTGTGCTGGTAGAACAGATAAAGGAGTACACGCTATGATGCAAATTGTTCATTTTAGTACTCCTGTTATTCGTAGCGCTTCTGTTTGGTTGAAGGGTGTAAATGCATTATTACCACATGATATTACTGTTTTGTGGTTACAAGAAATTCAGTCTGATTTTCATTCTAGATTTTCGGCGTTATCAAGATCATATCGTTATATAATTTTAAATCGTAATATGCGATCAAGTTTTTTAACTAAATATTATTTTTGTGTAAAAAATTTTTTAGATATTAAAAATATGCAGATTAGTTCTAGGTGTTTGCTAGGTTTACATGATTTTACGGCTTTTAAAAGTAGCGGTTGTCAATCTTTTTCTCCATATAAAAATATAATTGCTTTAGTAATATATAGGGTACATGATTTTGTAATTATTGATATTACTGCTAATTCTTTTTTATATCATATGGTTAGAAATATTGTTGGATCTTTAATTGAAGTAGGTTTATCAAAGCGTAATATTCATTGGATAAAAAGGATTTTAACTAATAAAAATATAAATAAAATTTATTCTACTGTTTCTTCTTCTGGTCTATATTTTTTGTCTGCTACGTATTCAGATCATTATTTAATATCCAATAATCTTTATATGTGTAAATATGAAGGTTTATTTCAACATCTGTTAAATAAATGTTATTAA
- the secA gene encoding preprotein translocase subunit SecA translates to MLGKIINNFFLSRNERILKNLNELVVKINMLEKDLLQLKDHDLRKKTDEFKLRLKYGDTLDSLLPEAFSVIREASKRVFGMRHFDVQILGGIILHRKSIAEMRTGEGKTLTATLPAYLNALLGRGVHIVTMNDYLANRDANKNRVLFEFLGLSVGINVSGMSQEDKQIAYLADITYGTNHEYGFDYLRDNMVFCNKQKVQRKLYFALVDEVDSILIDEARTPLVISGPIENSDFLYKKINSLVPFLIPKNKKNYNEICKVGDFYIDYKQRQIHLTEIGLIKIEKLLVKYNLLPELESLYLSKNIFFIHHILLALKAHYIFLKNVDYLVQNNKIIIVDEHTGRIMSGRRWSDGLHQAVEAKEKVAIHHDNQTLASITLQNYFRLYSKLSGMTGTAATEACEFNSIYSLDTVVIPTNKPMIRNDMSDLIYLSEFDKINAIISDIQDCVKRKQPVLVGTVSIEKSEKISKILKKINIQHNVLNAKMHSKEAIIISRAGEPKAVTIATNMAGRGTDIVLGGIQSEIRKKNFIINKNNVLKESWKKKNNLVLKSGGLHIIGTERHDSRRIDNQLRGRSGRQGDPGSSRFYLSLDDSLIRLFASDNIISFIKTIGMKKGQSIEHPWLNSAIERAQKKVENQNFDTRKQLLEYDNVINEQREVIYQERNKLINISNIHDHILNILKDRIKFCIKQYISGNTVNQDSFIALEKELKNNFYFIKSINKFLEHDTTLYDNVDKLIDLIVTTIQFSYSKNTSLVSKKCSNMIEKSVMLQILDIFWVEHLNSVDFLRQSIHLRGYAQQDPQQEYKRESFFMFQSMLESIKNNVIKSLVNIFYVDFEQKKNIYMHVIDCKDYNEFHLLIMKSIKIT, encoded by the coding sequence ATGTTAGGTAAAATAATTAATAATTTTTTTTTAAGTCGTAATGAACGTATTTTGAAAAATTTGAATGAACTTGTAGTTAAAATTAATATGCTAGAAAAAGATTTACTACAACTGAAAGATCATGATTTAAGAAAAAAAACAGATGAATTTAAATTACGATTAAAATATGGTGATACTCTTGATTCTTTACTTCCAGAAGCTTTTTCTGTGATTCGTGAAGCTAGTAAACGAGTTTTTGGAATGCGTCATTTTGATGTACAGATTTTGGGAGGAATTATTTTACACAGAAAAAGTATTGCTGAAATGCGTACGGGTGAAGGAAAAACATTAACTGCTACTTTACCAGCATATTTAAATGCTTTATTAGGGCGCGGTGTTCATATTGTCACGATGAATGATTATCTTGCGAATAGAGATGCAAATAAAAATCGTGTTTTATTTGAGTTTTTAGGGTTAAGTGTTGGAATTAATGTATCTGGTATGTCACAAGAAGATAAACAAATAGCGTATTTAGCAGATATTACATATGGTACTAACCATGAATATGGTTTTGATTATTTGCGAGATAATATGGTTTTTTGCAATAAACAAAAAGTACAAAGAAAATTGTATTTTGCTTTAGTTGATGAAGTTGATTCTATTTTAATTGATGAAGCTCGCACACCTCTTGTAATTTCTGGTCCTATAGAGAACAGTGATTTTTTATATAAAAAAATAAATTCTTTAGTTCCTTTTTTAATTCCTAAAAATAAAAAAAATTACAATGAAATTTGCAAAGTAGGTGATTTTTATATAGATTATAAACAACGTCAAATTCATTTAACTGAAATAGGATTAATTAAAATTGAAAAGTTATTAGTAAAATATAATCTTTTACCTGAATTGGAATCATTATACTTATCTAAAAATATTTTTTTTATCCATCATATTCTTCTAGCTTTAAAAGCACATTATATTTTTTTAAAAAATGTAGATTATCTTGTACAAAATAATAAGATAATTATTGTAGATGAACATACAGGAAGAATTATGTCTGGAAGAAGATGGTCTGATGGACTACACCAGGCAGTAGAAGCAAAAGAAAAAGTAGCAATACATCATGATAATCAAACTCTAGCATCTATTACATTACAGAATTATTTTCGGTTATATTCCAAGTTATCAGGTATGACAGGTACTGCCGCAACAGAAGCGTGTGAATTTAATTCAATTTATAGCTTAGACACTGTCGTTATTCCTACTAACAAACCTATGATTCGTAATGATATGTCTGATTTAATATACCTATCTGAATTTGATAAAATTAATGCAATTATATCTGATATACAGGACTGTGTAAAACGTAAACAACCTGTTTTAGTAGGTACTGTCTCCATCGAAAAATCTGAAAAAATTTCTAAAATATTAAAAAAAATTAATATTCAACATAATGTTTTAAATGCTAAAATGCATTCTAAAGAAGCAATAATTATATCTCGCGCTGGAGAACCAAAAGCTGTTACTATTGCAACTAATATGGCTGGTCGAGGTACTGATATTGTTTTAGGAGGAATACAATCTGAGATAAGAAAAAAAAACTTTATTATAAATAAAAATAATGTATTGAAGGAGTCTTGGAAAAAAAAAAATAATCTAGTTCTTAAATCTGGAGGTTTACATATTATTGGTACTGAAAGACATGATTCGAGAAGGATAGATAACCAATTAAGAGGACGATCTGGTAGACAAGGAGATCCAGGTTCATCAAGATTTTATTTATCACTAGATGATAGTTTGATTCGTTTATTCGCTTCTGATAATATTATTAGTTTTATTAAAACTATTGGTATGAAAAAAGGACAATCTATTGAACATCCTTGGTTAAATTCTGCAATTGAAAGAGCTCAGAAAAAAGTAGAAAATCAAAATTTTGATACAAGAAAACAATTATTAGAGTATGACAACGTTATTAATGAACAACGTGAAGTTATATATCAAGAAAGAAATAAATTAATTAATATATCTAATATTCACGATCATATTTTGAATATCTTAAAAGATAGAATTAAATTTTGTATTAAACAATATATTTCTGGAAATACGGTTAATCAAGATAGTTTCATAGCTTTAGAAAAGGAGTTAAAAAATAATTTTTATTTTATTAAATCAATTAATAAATTTTTAGAACATGATACTACATTATATGATAATGTAGATAAATTAATTGATTTAATTGTAACCACAATACAGTTTAGTTATAGTAAAAATACTTCTTTAGTATCTAAAAAATGTTCTAACATGATTGAAAAATCAGTGATGCTACAAATATTAGATATTTTTTGGGTAGAACATTTAAATTCAGTAGATTTTTTAAGACAAAGCATTCATTTACGAGGGTATGCACAACAAGATCCTCAACAAGAATATAAAAGAGAATCATTTTTTATGTTTCAGTCAATGTTAGAATCAATAAAAAATAATGTAATAAAAAGTTTAGTGAATATTTTTTATGTAGATTTTGAACAAAAAAAAAATATATATATGCATGTAATTGATTGTAAAGATTACAATGAATTTCATTTATTAATTATGAAATCTATAAAGATAACCTGA
- the aceE gene encoding pyruvate dehydrogenase (acetyl-transferring), homodimeric type yields MSKNILKDIDPVETSEWIDSIESVCTRYGIKRVHFLVNKILNSRMLQNTNIHKNIFSDFINTIDVNQEPKYPGNIKIEKKICSVVRWNAIMMVLRASKKNLDLGGHISSFQSSAMIYEVCFNHFFRAYNDYDSGDLIYFQGHISPGIYSRAFLENRITEEQLDNFRQETDGKGLSSYPHPKLMPDFWQFPTVSMGLSAVSSIYQAKFLKYLYNRNLKDTSKQTVYVFLGDGEMDEPESKGAITIAAREKLDNLIFIINCNLQRLDGPVYGNGKIINELSNFFVGAGWHVIKVLWGSGWDNLLKQDVSGCLKQLMNETIDGDYQTFRSKDGAYIRKYFFGKYAETKKLVDNMTDDDIWKLTLGGHDFKKLYSAFHEAKLIKDKPIVILIHTIKGYSLGNIAEGKNIAHQVKSLNIQDIQYLKKQLKIKINSQDLQKLPYVKFSSDSLEYRYLHDQRKKLHGYVPFRLNNFSRDLIIPSLEDFRCLLNEQVRPISTTVAFVRILNILLKNVHVKNRIVPIIADEARTFGMEGLFRQIGIYNCQGQKYTPADKDQIFYYREDTKGQILQEGINELGAGSSWLAAATSYSTNNFPMIPFYIYYSMFGFQRIGDFLWSCGDQQARGFLIGATSGKSTLNGEGLQHADGHSHVLSSTIPNCISYDPTYSYELAVIIQSGLERMYGQKQENIFYYITTINENYAMPNMSYDMIEGICKGIYKLKTYSGNAGHIQLLGSGAILRCIEKAAKFLLSEYQIGSDIYSVTSFTELARDGQDCVRWNMLNPLKKKKIPYITSIMNQEPVVAATDYMKIFAEQVRAYVPSNIFHVLGSDGYGRSDSRKKLRDFFEISTSYIISAALDALIQQGKMDTVILVDALKKLNIVSDKPNPRLT; encoded by the coding sequence ATGTCAAAAAATATTCTTAAAGATATCGATCCTGTTGAAACATCTGAATGGATAGATTCTATTGAATCTGTATGTACAAGATATGGTATAAAGAGAGTTCATTTTTTAGTAAATAAAATTTTGAATTCACGAATGTTACAAAATACTAATATTCATAAAAATATTTTTTCTGATTTCATAAATACTATTGATGTTAATCAAGAACCAAAATATCCTGGAAATATTAAAATAGAAAAAAAAATTTGTTCAGTAGTACGATGGAATGCAATTATGATGGTTTTGCGTGCTTCTAAGAAAAATTTAGATTTAGGAGGACATATTTCTTCTTTTCAATCATCTGCTATGATTTATGAAGTTTGTTTTAATCATTTTTTTCGTGCTTATAATGATTATGATAGTGGTGATTTAATTTATTTTCAAGGACATATATCTCCAGGTATTTATTCGCGGGCATTTTTGGAAAACCGAATAACAGAAGAACAATTAGATAATTTCAGACAAGAAACGGATGGAAAGGGATTGTCTTCGTATCCACATCCTAAATTAATGCCTGATTTTTGGCAATTTCCGACAGTTTCAATGGGTTTAAGTGCTGTTTCGTCTATTTATCAAGCAAAATTTTTAAAATATTTATATAACAGAAATTTAAAAGATACTTCAAAACAAACTGTGTATGTTTTTTTAGGAGATGGTGAAATGGATGAGCCTGAATCTAAAGGAGCTATTACAATTGCTGCTCGAGAAAAATTAGATAATTTAATATTTATTATTAATTGCAATTTACAACGATTAGACGGACCTGTTTACGGTAATGGAAAAATTATTAATGAACTAAGTAATTTTTTTGTAGGTGCTGGTTGGCATGTTATTAAAGTACTTTGGGGAAGTGGATGGGATAATTTATTAAAACAAGATGTATCAGGATGTTTAAAACAATTAATGAATGAAACGATAGATGGTGATTATCAAACTTTTAGATCTAAAGATGGTGCTTATATTCGAAAATATTTTTTTGGTAAATACGCAGAAACAAAAAAACTAGTTGATAATATGACTGATGATGATATTTGGAAATTAACGCTAGGCGGTCATGATTTTAAAAAATTATATTCTGCTTTTCATGAGGCTAAATTAATAAAAGACAAACCGATAGTTATATTAATTCATACAATTAAAGGTTATAGTTTAGGAAATATTGCTGAAGGAAAAAATATTGCTCATCAAGTTAAAAGTTTAAATATTCAAGATATTCAATATCTAAAAAAACAATTAAAAATAAAAATAAATTCACAAGATCTGCAAAAATTACCATATGTAAAATTTTCTTCAGATTCTTTAGAATATCGATATTTGCATGATCAAAGGAAAAAATTACACGGCTATGTTCCTTTTCGGTTAAATAATTTTTCTAGAGATTTAATAATACCTTCATTAGAAGATTTTCGTTGTTTGTTAAATGAACAAGTCAGACCTATATCTACCACTGTTGCTTTTGTACGAATTTTAAATATACTTTTAAAAAATGTTCATGTAAAAAATAGAATTGTACCTATTATAGCTGATGAAGCGCGTACTTTTGGTATGGAAGGTTTATTTCGTCAGATTGGTATTTATAATTGTCAAGGACAAAAATATACACCTGCAGATAAAGATCAAATTTTTTATTATAGAGAAGACACTAAGGGTCAAATTTTACAAGAAGGTATTAATGAATTAGGAGCAGGTTCCTCATGGCTAGCTGCAGCAACTTCATACAGTACTAATAATTTTCCTATGATACCATTTTATATTTATTACTCTATGTTTGGTTTTCAAAGAATTGGAGACTTTTTGTGGTCATGCGGAGATCAACAGGCAAGAGGTTTTTTGATTGGTGCAACATCTGGAAAAAGTACATTAAATGGAGAAGGTTTACAACATGCAGATGGACATAGTCATGTTTTATCTTCAACTATACCTAATTGTATTTCTTATGATCCTACTTATAGTTATGAATTAGCCGTTATTATACAATCTGGTTTAGAACGAATGTATGGACAAAAACAAGAGAATATTTTTTATTATATTACTACTATAAATGAAAATTATGCTATGCCTAACATGTCCTATGATATGATAGAAGGGATTTGTAAAGGTATTTATAAGCTGAAAACGTATTCTGGAAATGCGGGTCATATACAATTATTAGGTTCTGGAGCTATTTTACGATGCATTGAAAAAGCTGCTAAATTTTTATTATCTGAATATCAAATTGGTTCTGATATTTACAGTGTAACATCTTTTACAGAATTAGCGCGTGACGGTCAAGATTGTGTAAGATGGAATATGTTAAATCCTTTAAAGAAAAAAAAAATACCATATATTACTTCAATAATGAATCAAGAACCTGTTGTCGCAGCTACTGATTATATGAAAATTTTTGCAGAACAAGTTCGAGCATATGTACCGTCAAATATCTTTCACGTATTAGGATCAGATGGATATGGTAGATCTGATAGTCGAAAAAAATTACGTGATTTTTTTGAAATTAGTACATCTTATATTATAAGTGCAGCTTTAGATGCATTAATTCAACAAGGAAAAATGGATACAGTAATATTAGTTGATGCTTTAAAGAAATTAAATATTGTTTCCGATAAACCAAATCCTAGGCTCACATAA